A genomic window from Streptococcus sanguinis includes:
- the asp3 gene encoding accessory Sec system protein Asp3 translates to MKIQKRKGIYWGELRGVSAAGKMTDFTYLYGTTLIIHSPSHIFFENKLMASGQTIHEWSSKWNYQRDRQVPALPLLKKGARYCLSRDMTTYPESSVFLKIIFFDRYEKEISNQVERSESMIFTYPKEAYSYKVQLLSAGVESLEFHCLNIDQIIEESDD, encoded by the coding sequence ATGAAGATTCAAAAAAGAAAGGGCATATACTGGGGAGAGCTGAGAGGGGTTTCGGCAGCTGGTAAAATGACTGACTTTACTTATCTCTATGGCACTACCCTTATTATTCATTCCCCTTCACATATATTTTTTGAAAATAAACTGATGGCCTCCGGCCAGACCATCCATGAATGGTCTTCCAAATGGAACTATCAGCGAGACCGGCAGGTGCCTGCTCTCCCCTTGCTCAAAAAGGGAGCTCGCTATTGCCTGTCTAGAGATATGACCACCTATCCTGAATCCAGCGTCTTTCTGAAAATCATCTTCTTTGACCGCTATGAGAAAGAAATCAGCAATCAAGTGGAGCGCTCGGAGAGTATGATTTTTACCTACCCAAAGGAAGCCTATAGCTATAAGGTTCAGCTGCTGAGTGCAGGAGTTGAGTCCTTAGAGTTTCATTGCTTAAACATTGACCAAATCATAGAGGAGTCTGATGATTAA
- the secA2 gene encoding accessory Sec system translocase SecA2 yields MIKNHFQIQRLKKILAKVKSFESEMAGLSDADLRKKTQEFKERLASGETLDDLLPEAYAVVREADKRVLGMFPYDVQVMGAIVLHEGNVAEMATGEGKTLTATMPLYLNALSGQGAMLVTTNTYLALRDAQEMGQVYRFLGLTIEAAVVADETENLTPKQKRLIYQADIVYTTNSALGFDYLIENLAENKDSQYLSPFNYVIIDEIDSILLDSAQVPLVISGAPRVQSNFYGIMDTFITTLKEDEDYHYDDEKNEVWLTSKGILAAESFLDLEHLFSKENQELVRHLNLALRAHKLYKKDKDYVVRQGEKEAEVVLLDRSTGRLLEMTRLQGGQHQAIEAKEHVKLTEETRAMASITYQNLFRLFRKISGMTGTGKVVESEFMETYSMSVIKIPTNQPVIRQDLPDQLYQTLPEKVFASLDEVKHYHAQGNPLLIFTGSVEMSEIYSSLLLREGIAHNLLNANNAAREAQIIAESGQKGAVTVATSMAGRGTDIKLGPGVADLGGLVVIGTERMENQRIDLQIRGRSGRQGDPGISKFFISLEDDLLRKWGPDWLKKFYKDYSTEEVEQHPVQLGQRRFRHLVAKAQRASESSAKMSRRMTLEYAQCMKIQREITYAERNRLIQAEERIDEEISRVLRQVIHQAAYDQSYETRADLYRFILDHFSYHAERIPYDFDIYSPEKIAELLQDIAEQELQAKKAYLKSDKLFTHFQRVSVLKAIDENWVEQVDYLQQLKTALSGQHFSMKNPLVEYYQEAYDGFEYMKERMKQQIVKNLLMSELALNPKGEVIMYFP; encoded by the coding sequence ATGATTAAAAATCATTTTCAAATTCAGCGCTTAAAGAAAATCTTAGCTAAAGTCAAGAGCTTTGAGTCAGAAATGGCTGGCCTGTCAGACGCTGATCTTCGAAAGAAAACACAGGAATTTAAAGAGAGATTGGCCTCAGGTGAGACTTTAGACGACTTGCTGCCGGAGGCTTATGCTGTGGTACGGGAAGCGGACAAGCGGGTGCTGGGTATGTTCCCCTACGATGTGCAGGTCATGGGAGCCATTGTTCTTCATGAAGGCAATGTCGCTGAGATGGCTACGGGAGAGGGAAAGACTCTGACGGCTACCATGCCGCTCTATCTCAATGCCCTGTCTGGACAAGGAGCTATGCTGGTGACTACCAATACATATCTGGCTCTGCGGGACGCTCAGGAAATGGGGCAGGTCTATCGTTTTCTGGGGCTGACTATTGAGGCAGCGGTGGTAGCTGATGAGACTGAAAATTTGACGCCCAAGCAGAAGCGGCTGATTTACCAGGCGGATATTGTCTATACGACCAATAGTGCCTTGGGCTTTGACTATCTGATTGAAAATCTAGCTGAGAATAAGGATAGCCAATATCTTAGTCCTTTCAACTATGTCATCATAGACGAGATTGACTCTATCCTCTTGGACAGCGCTCAGGTGCCTTTGGTTATCTCTGGTGCGCCTCGGGTTCAGTCAAACTTCTATGGTATCATGGATACCTTCATTACAACTTTGAAAGAAGACGAGGATTACCACTACGATGACGAGAAGAATGAAGTCTGGCTGACATCGAAAGGTATTCTGGCGGCAGAGTCTTTTCTGGACTTGGAGCATCTTTTCTCCAAGGAAAATCAAGAGTTAGTCCGCCACCTCAATCTAGCCTTGCGAGCCCACAAGCTCTACAAGAAAGACAAGGACTACGTTGTCCGTCAGGGTGAGAAAGAAGCTGAAGTCGTACTTTTGGACCGCTCAACTGGCCGTCTGCTGGAAATGACCCGGCTTCAGGGAGGCCAGCACCAAGCCATTGAGGCCAAGGAGCATGTCAAGCTTACAGAGGAAACGCGAGCCATGGCTTCCATTACCTATCAGAACCTCTTCCGGCTCTTCCGGAAAATCTCTGGTATGACCGGAACCGGCAAGGTGGTGGAGAGCGAATTTATGGAGACTTACTCCATGTCTGTCATCAAGATCCCGACCAACCAGCCAGTTATTCGGCAGGATTTGCCAGACCAGCTTTACCAGACCCTGCCAGAAAAAGTCTTTGCTTCATTGGACGAGGTCAAGCACTACCATGCCCAAGGCAATCCTCTCCTAATCTTTACTGGCTCAGTGGAGATGTCAGAGATTTACTCTTCTCTACTACTGAGAGAAGGCATCGCCCACAACCTGCTCAATGCCAACAATGCGGCGCGTGAGGCGCAGATCATCGCTGAGTCTGGGCAGAAAGGTGCGGTGACGGTGGCTACATCCATGGCCGGCCGCGGTACGGATATAAAGCTGGGACCAGGTGTCGCAGATTTGGGCGGTCTCGTGGTGATTGGTACTGAGCGGATGGAGAACCAGCGGATTGACCTACAGATTCGTGGCCGTTCAGGCCGCCAAGGTGATCCAGGGATTAGTAAGTTCTTCATCTCGCTGGAGGATGACCTGCTCAGGAAATGGGGACCAGACTGGCTCAAGAAGTTCTACAAGGACTACTCTACTGAAGAGGTTGAGCAGCATCCAGTTCAGCTGGGACAGCGTCGTTTCAGACACTTGGTGGCTAAGGCTCAGAGGGCAAGCGAAAGCAGCGCCAAGATGTCCCGTCGGATGACGCTGGAATATGCCCAGTGTATGAAGATTCAGCGGGAGATTACCTATGCTGAGCGCAATCGCCTGATTCAAGCTGAGGAGCGGATTGATGAAGAAATCAGCCGTGTCCTCCGTCAGGTCATTCATCAGGCGGCCTATGACCAGTCCTATGAGACACGGGCTGACCTCTATCGCTTTATTTTAGACCATTTCAGCTATCATGCTGAGCGTATTCCTTATGATTTCGATATTTATTCGCCGGAGAAAATTGCAGAGCTCTTGCAGGATATTGCCGAGCAGGAATTGCAGGCAAAGAAAGCCTATCTCAAGTCTGACAAGCTCTTTACCCATTTTCAGCGGGTGTCCGTTCTCAAGGCTATTGATGAGAACTGGGTCGAGCAGGTGGACTATCTGCAGCAGCTCAAGACAGCCTTGAGCGGTCAGCATTTCTCTATGAAAAATCCTCTGGTAGAATACTACCAAGAGGCTTACGATGGCTTTGAATATATGAAGGAGCGCATGAAGCAGCAGATTGTCAAGAATCTTTTGATGAGTGAATTGGCACTCAACCCTAAAGGAGAAGTCATCATGTACTTCCCGTAA
- the asp1 gene encoding accessory Sec system protein Asp1: MYYFIPSWSGSGDRVWHRDIIPWYRSMQRLEFDDTIHQIRIFQSENLPVQLLLPAYMPHARYLLHRQDIFETDYYSVFDEIQGIDSKDMQVLQIKDLDWEPDCEFVYTPFLIMVRRQGQLYAHVEFGVEGFISFIKFFKDDQLEKFYIFDDRGFVSSITYYEEGQPLYQDYLQPDGDWRIREHLKPDDCRVEVNPAYLLDFDKLEYERMPDLILEKLGHYIERNAGADSRFVLATHPLYTQAILRLLPKNVQIILSFFHERNQTVDWPALEADLQQADLVLTDRMDFKKAIQRYLPGQAQKVHYLSPFDTRLQLGKSQRRRESKIFYQINLEEGLNDYAIFKVLHYVAKHPDTELTIGVYNAWQEGIQKVENKVQEVIDEYLNQYEFVKNYRRSEQAENALLENQEQDLRFTIKNITDELSLIQELDDTRLIIDLSEQPNLYTQIAGISAGIPQINLVGSDYVTHLQNGYILDSISDVPTAADYYLEGLKNWNQALIYSIEKIHHNTGLELIGRWEQWLKEAENAK, translated from the coding sequence ATGTATTACTTTATTCCTTCGTGGAGTGGCAGTGGGGATCGGGTTTGGCACCGGGATATTATCCCTTGGTACCGCTCCATGCAGCGGCTGGAGTTTGATGATACCATTCATCAGATTCGGATTTTTCAAAGTGAAAATCTGCCAGTCCAGCTGCTTTTACCAGCCTATATGCCGCATGCCCGCTACCTCTTGCATCGGCAGGATATTTTTGAGACGGATTATTACTCGGTCTTTGACGAGATTCAGGGGATTGACTCTAAGGATATGCAGGTCTTGCAAATCAAGGATCTGGACTGGGAGCCAGACTGCGAGTTTGTCTATACGCCCTTTCTAATCATGGTCCGCAGGCAGGGACAGCTCTATGCCCATGTCGAGTTTGGAGTAGAAGGCTTTATCAGCTTCATCAAGTTTTTCAAGGATGACCAGCTGGAGAAGTTTTATATCTTTGATGATCGGGGCTTTGTCTCTAGTATCACCTATTATGAAGAGGGGCAGCCCCTTTATCAGGACTACCTACAGCCGGATGGCGATTGGCGGATTCGTGAGCATCTGAAGCCTGACGACTGCCGGGTAGAGGTCAATCCTGCTTACTTACTAGACTTTGATAAGCTGGAGTATGAGCGGATGCCTGACTTGATCTTGGAGAAATTGGGCCACTATATCGAGCGCAATGCAGGAGCGGACAGCCGTTTCGTTCTGGCAACGCATCCCTTATACACTCAAGCCATTTTGCGCTTGTTGCCCAAGAATGTTCAAATCATTCTCAGCTTTTTCCACGAGCGCAATCAGACAGTTGATTGGCCAGCTTTAGAAGCAGATTTGCAGCAGGCAGATTTAGTCTTGACTGATCGCATGGATTTCAAGAAGGCTATTCAGCGTTACCTGCCTGGACAGGCTCAGAAGGTGCATTACCTGTCGCCTTTTGATACCCGTTTGCAGCTGGGCAAGAGCCAACGCCGTCGCGAATCCAAGATTTTTTATCAGATTAATCTGGAAGAAGGGCTTAATGACTATGCCATCTTCAAGGTTCTCCACTATGTGGCCAAGCATCCGGATACGGAGCTGACTATCGGTGTTTACAATGCCTGGCAGGAAGGAATCCAAAAGGTGGAGAACAAGGTGCAGGAGGTTATTGATGAATATCTGAATCAATATGAATTTGTCAAGAACTACCGACGCAGTGAGCAGGCTGAGAATGCACTGCTGGAAAATCAGGAGCAGGACCTTCGTTTCACCATTAAGAATATCACGGACGAGCTTAGCTTGATTCAGGAGCTAGACGATACGCGGTTAATCATTGACCTGAGCGAGCAGCCCAATCTCTATACGCAGATTGCTGGGATTTCTGCCGGGATTCCGCAGATCAATCTGGTGGGCTCGGACTATGTGACCCATCTGCAAAATGGCTATATCTTGGATTCTATCTCTGATGTTCCGACTGCTGCAGACTATTACTTAGAAGGTTTGAAAAATTGGAACCAAGCCCTGATTTATTCCATTGAAAAAATCCATCATAATACTGGTCTGGAGCTGATTGGCCGGTGGGAACAGTGGCTCAAGGAGGCTGAGAATGCAAAATAA
- the asp2 gene encoding accessory Sec system protein Asp2: protein MQNKLKILQIGSSDWSKELAIPDNMAWYYFFPNSNLAIKKVMEMDKIGKFDAILVDDLRRIPDLFMIETKIIPYTVFYDQEQETQEADIEYFLKRHCAQPADMSDRADLVRKLSKALFSGQYGDKMTPLDMVVSPGFRGKICYNGYENLELEGDFGQDFQPILSWKYNIIANKFNPVELWLEYEKSGSCELRLRLYNIQEGSTADIAREIIFTEEDMRESMVLDNDFTSYLGVSLEAKGEGRIQVGALHQRLTRYEFGKYVLGGKIFRDSHRQEINYFFYPGDLKPPLAVYFSGYRRAEGFEGFGMMRSLGCPFLLFSDPRVDGGMFYLGSQELESSIHKIIQEHLDFLGFTERDLILSGMSMGTYGAVYYGSEFRPRAIVLSKPLGNLGTIAQRGRLRLPKVFPTALDVLHRHTGGKDKEHVEELNQRYWRKFEKADFSRTTFGIAYMKEEDYDPTAYEDLVAALHLTEAKLISRGVPGRHNDDLAVSVSWFMNYYRMILEKEFGRKK from the coding sequence ATGCAAAATAAGCTGAAAATCTTACAGATTGGCTCAAGCGACTGGAGCAAGGAGCTTGCTATTCCGGACAATATGGCCTGGTATTATTTCTTTCCTAACTCCAATCTAGCTATCAAAAAGGTCATGGAGATGGATAAGATTGGCAAGTTTGATGCGATTCTGGTGGACGATTTGCGTCGGATCCCAGATTTGTTTATGATTGAGACCAAGATTATCCCTTATACAGTTTTCTATGATCAGGAACAGGAAACCCAGGAAGCGGATATTGAGTACTTTCTCAAGCGTCACTGTGCTCAGCCAGCAGATATGAGCGATCGAGCTGACCTGGTCCGCAAGCTGTCCAAGGCTCTCTTTTCCGGTCAGTATGGCGATAAGATGACACCGCTTGATATGGTGGTCAGCCCTGGATTTCGGGGCAAGATTTGCTACAATGGCTATGAAAATCTAGAGCTGGAAGGTGACTTTGGTCAGGACTTTCAGCCAATCCTGTCTTGGAAATACAATATTATTGCCAACAAGTTCAATCCAGTTGAACTCTGGCTTGAATATGAAAAGTCAGGCAGCTGTGAGCTGCGGCTGCGGCTCTATAATATCCAGGAAGGCTCGACTGCGGACATCGCTCGTGAGATTATTTTCACAGAAGAGGATATGCGGGAATCCATGGTTCTGGACAATGACTTTACTTCTTATCTGGGCGTCAGTCTGGAGGCTAAGGGAGAAGGGCGGATTCAGGTCGGTGCTCTGCATCAGCGTCTGACCCGCTATGAGTTTGGCAAGTATGTTCTGGGTGGGAAGATTTTTCGTGATAGCCACCGTCAGGAGATTAATTACTTCTTTTATCCGGGAGATTTGAAGCCGCCTTTGGCTGTTTATTTCTCTGGTTACCGTCGGGCGGAAGGCTTTGAGGGCTTCGGAATGATGCGCAGTTTGGGCTGTCCTTTTCTCTTGTTTTCAGATCCGCGCGTGGATGGCGGTATGTTTTATCTGGGCAGCCAGGAGCTGGAGAGCAGTATCCATAAGATTATCCAAGAGCATCTGGACTTTCTGGGTTTTACCGAGCGGGATTTGATTCTATCAGGCATGTCAATGGGGACCTACGGTGCTGTCTATTATGGTTCGGAGTTTCGTCCGCGAGCTATCGTTTTGTCCAAGCCCTTGGGAAATCTAGGAACTATTGCCCAACGTGGTCGTTTACGCCTGCCCAAGGTCTTTCCGACGGCGTTAGATGTCCTTCACCGTCACACGGGTGGCAAAGATAAGGAGCATGTAGAGGAGTTGAATCAACGCTACTGGCGTAAGTTTGAGAAGGCTGATTTCAGTCGGACGACCTTTGGTATCGCCTATATGAAAGAAGAGGACTATGATCCGACGGCCTATGAGGATCTGGTGGCAGCTCTTCATCTGACTGAGGCCAAGCTGATTAGCAGAGGTGTCCCTGGACGCCATAATGATGACTTAGCTGTGTCTGTGTCTTGGTTTATGAATTACTATCGAATGATATTGGAAAAGGAATTTGGGAGAAAGAAATGA
- a CDS encoding sugar transferase — MKVNITNLYGMSGQSTALIAQNDVTKLAKQLGFNELSFYFYDIYSDSQSELSRRLDGIMASVGYGDVVIYQSPTWNGREFDQAFISKLKILQAKLVTFIHDVPPLMFPSNYYLMPEYIDMYNQSDAVIVPSEQMRDKLLAEGLTVDKILVQSMWDHPYDLPLHQPQFAPKLYFAGSVERFPHLINWSYATPLEIFSPEEESNPEANVSYRGWVSRPELLLELSKGGLGLVWGVEENPADEPEYYGLNISHKSATYLAAGIPVIVPSYLSNAELIRERGLGFVVDSLEEASRIVENLTVEEYQAMVERVRKFSFLLKEGYFSKKVLVDAVMEVLS, encoded by the coding sequence ATGAAAGTTAATATTACCAACCTATACGGTATGTCTGGCCAGAGTACGGCCTTGATTGCCCAGAATGATGTGACCAAGCTAGCCAAGCAGCTGGGCTTCAATGAACTGAGTTTTTATTTTTATGATATTTACAGCGACAGCCAGTCGGAGCTCAGTCGTCGTCTGGACGGTATCATGGCTAGTGTGGGCTATGGCGATGTGGTTATCTATCAGTCGCCGACCTGGAATGGCCGGGAGTTTGATCAGGCCTTTATCAGCAAGTTGAAGATTTTGCAGGCCAAGCTGGTTACCTTTATCCATGATGTGCCGCCGCTGATGTTCCCGTCAAACTACTATCTGATGCCGGAGTATATCGACATGTACAATCAGTCAGATGCGGTCATCGTGCCTTCTGAGCAGATGCGGGACAAGCTTCTGGCAGAAGGGCTGACTGTGGACAAGATTTTGGTCCAGAGCATGTGGGATCATCCCTATGATCTGCCCCTGCACCAGCCTCAGTTTGCGCCTAAGCTGTATTTCGCAGGAAGTGTGGAGCGTTTTCCGCATCTGATTAATTGGTCTTATGCAACGCCGCTGGAGATTTTTTCGCCTGAGGAAGAGTCAAATCCAGAGGCCAATGTCAGCTATCGCGGCTGGGTCAGCCGGCCGGAGCTGCTCTTGGAGCTGTCCAAGGGGGGTCTGGGTCTGGTCTGGGGTGTTGAGGAAAATCCAGCAGACGAGCCAGAATACTATGGTCTCAATATCTCTCATAAGTCTGCCACCTATCTGGCAGCTGGGATTCCGGTCATCGTCCCTTCTTACCTGTCCAATGCAGAGCTGATCCGCGAGCGCGGTCTTGGCTTTGTCGTAGACAGTTTGGAAGAGGCCAGTCGGATTGTTGAAAATCTGACTGTCGAGGAGTATCAGGCTATGGTCGAGCGGGTTAGAAAGTTCTCTTTCCTGCTCAAGGAAGGTTATTTTAGCAAGAAAGTCTTAGTAGATGCGGTCATGGAAGTCTTATCTTAG